The DNA segment CAGCACACAGAGCAGCAGAGGTACTGCTCCTCGTGGAGCAGGGCTACCCAGAGGCAGTGCTCCCAAAGTCACAGCTCAGAGGCAGAGCTGCACTCACATTTACAgtcacttttaattatatgcaaattaaggggtggtTTATGTAGAAATTTCTAAGATGAGGTAGTAATTTTCAGGCCATCAAGttattgccatggaaaggggtgttAATATCTGGGTGTTGCCAAGGCAATGGTAAagtgacatggcacactggtgggtgggtcttatggaaagctgcttctgccctggacccggttttttttttttttttttttttttgagatggaacctcactttgttggctcactgcaacctccacctcccatgttcaagcgattctcatgcctcggcctcccaagcaggtgggactacaggcacccaccaccacactggctaatttttgtattttagtagagatgtggtttcaccatgttgactagggtgatctcgaactcctgagctcaggcaatctgcctgcatcagcctcccaaagtgctagaattacaggtgtgagccactgtgcccggcctgccctAGATCTGTTTAACTGGTCCTCAATTTGGTCAGGTGTCTGAGCCCTGCCTCCAGAGTAAGGTTCACTTTCCTGAGTCCAGTCCTACCTCCTACCTCAGAACTGTTAGGTAGAGATGTGAAGGAGTAGGGAGAGAAGGGTGTTGCTGGAAGGGAGAGTAGCAGAGGTTGGAAGGAGCATGGCATGAGGGGAATGGTGATGGCCTTAGGTGAAGAGACAAAGAGGTGTGTTGTGGGGGATCCCTGAGAAAGATCTGAGGGGTACATTGTGTCAGGCTCTGGAGCCCTGGAATGGAAGGGTATAAAGGGTATAGGGAGGCTGTAGGAGCTATTGAGAGCACTGCAGCAGGGAGCAGCAAGGTGACAGTGGTGTTTTAGGAGGGTGAAACTGGTGTTGGTGCATAGGGTAGGCTGGATGAGGAGGTCGTGTGTAAAGCCTGAAAGCTGGACTGACAAGTGGAGAGGCCTGAATCCTAAGATCCAGGCAGGGGCCTCAGTCGGGTCAACCAGCTGGTAGGGAAATATGAATGGCTACTTTCTACTCCTACAGAGACTGCCAAGCTGACCTGGTATTTCACCCCAAtcagaaacaagaaatgggaatttaaaacacacacacacacaaaatgtgttGCTTCACACTCTCATCACCATATTATAAAAGTTATACATCATAATTGcagaaatttggaaaacacaaattacaaaaactaaatatttttaaactgtatttttaacctAAATGAGGCTGTATTGCATTTTTTTGGcatgaatatttttctataactttcctattattatttctctttcttctctctcttttgacAATGTccgtcttatttttttatttttagatggagtctcactctgttacccaggttggagtggaatggcgcgatcttggctcacttcaacgtccgcctcccaggttcaagcgattctcctgcctcaccctcctgtgtagctggaactacagatacgtgccaccatgcctggctaatttttgtatttttagtagagatggggtttcaccatgttggccaggctggtctcaagctcctgatctcaggcaatccacccacctctgcctgggattgcaggtgtgagccattgcgcccagcctcttttgacaatgtctttctatgttgcccaggcaggactcaaactcctgaatgATTGATTTTCAGAAGTGAAGGGGCAGATCCTGATTGTTTGGTTTGCATAAGGGGGTTCACTGAGGTGAGTTGTCATAAATTGATtgaacagatttctttttctgtttcttttcttttttttttttttttttttgagacagggtctggttctgtcacttagtctgagtgcagtggtgcaatcacggctcacttcagcctcgacttcctgggttcaggtgatcctcccacctcagcctcccaagtagctgggactacaggcgcacaccttcatgctcagctaatgtttgaatttttcatagggatggggtttcaccatgatccccaggctggtcttgaattcctgagctcaagtgatcctccctgctcggcctcccaaagtgctgggattaccagtgtgagccactgcgcccagctgaacaGATTTCAAATGAGTTCTGGTaatatattagttttctactACCACATTACCATGAATATTACCAgaaactttgtggcttaaaacaacacacatgtattatcttacagtctTGGTGGGTTAGGAACCTAAGTATGGCTTCTCTGGGCCATCTACTTAGCGTCTCACAGGCTGCAGTAAAGGTGTGGGCCAGGGTTGGGTTCCACCTGGAGGCTCTACtggggaagaatctgcttccTATGTGCCTGGTTGTTAGCAGGATTGAGTTCCTTTTGATTGTTGGactgagagcttttttttttttcactggcTGTCAGCTGGAAGCCCAGAGGTAGGTGACTAGATGGTACTTGCAGTTCCTTGTCACGTGGAGTTCTCCAACATGGCCACTCGCTTACTCACAGCCGGCAAGAGAGAGAGGCTCCGGCGAGAGAGAGGCTCCAGCAAGATGAGGGGAATGGTGATGTAACATGTAATCTTATGTAACATCATCATGTGTTTCCTATCACCTGTGCATACACTATCGATTAGAAGCAAATCAAAGATCATGTCcacaaggaagagaagaggatCACACAAGAGCAAGAACACCAGGAGGTGGGGTCAAAGGCTACCCTGAGTGGCCAGTCTGTCCACCACAGATAGCTACGTGTTACCATGGCTATAGAACATTCCATCTTTTCCTAAGTTTgtggatgtggagcaactggagtGGCATACACTGCTATcggaaatgtaaaatgttaaaccactttggaaaatcgTTTGGCAGTTTCTTGAAAACTTAAacacttaccatatgatccagccattccactACTAGATAgttacccaagataaatgaaaacaatccACATAAAGACTTGtgtacaaatgttcatagcagaatATTCATAATATTCCAAAAGtggaggccaggtgtgatgggcttacgcctgtaatcccagaactttgggagggcaaggcaggaaaatcacttgagcccaggcaacatagggagaccctgtctttacagaaaaaattgtaaaaattagccaggcatggtggcatgaacctgtagttccagctattccggaggttgaggtgggaggattgcttgagcctgggagcttgagCTGTGGTTATGCcatacactccagcctgcatgacagaggagtgactctgtctcaaaaacaacaatgacaaaaaccaaaaccaaaaaacaacaaaacaaaacaaaaacccaaaagtggaaacaacccaagtgtccatcaacaagaGAGTGAATAAACACAGTGAGAACTATCCATGCAGTGGAATatttctcagcaataaaaatgaacaggCTAGTTATATGCACAACAACATGTCAAATCATCATGCTGCAAGAatgaagccagacaaaaaaagaCCCCCCTCCCCTCAAAAAATCCTGTATGATGCTATTTATTTGCCattctagaaatgcaaattaatctaTAGTTCCCAAAAGCAGAGCAGTGGTTGCCTGggtgagacagagaaggagagatgGACTTTAAAGGGCACTTGGAAACTTCTGAGGGTGATGAAAtgttttgcatctttttttttttttttaattgagacaaggggccgggcgtggtggctcatgtctgtaatcccagcactttgggaggccaaggtgggcagatcatgaggtcaggagttcaagaccaacctggccaacatggtgaaaccccacctctactaaaaatacaaaaattagccgggcgcgatggtgcgtacctgtagtcccagctacttgggaggctgaggcaggagaatcgcttgaacccgggaggcggagattgcagtgagccaagatcacacccgtgtactctagcctgggtgacagggcaagactccgtctcaaaataaagtaaataaataataaaaataaataaataaaatgagacaagttatcgctatgttgcccaggctgctgatattgaactcctggcctcaagcaatctttctgcctcggcctcccaaagtgctgggaatacaggcatgagctacggcTCCCACCTTGTTCTGTATCTTAATAGTGGTGGTGGTTCACAGATGTATACATCTGTCGCACTCATCAAATCGTACACTTTAAAGAATGTGGTTATtgtgcaggccgggcgtggtggctcaatgcctgtaatcccagcactttgggaggccaaggcaggtggatcacctgaggtcaggagttcaagaccagcctagccaacatggtgaaacccgtctctactaaaaatacaaaaattagccgggcgtgatagtgggcacctgtaatcccagctactcgggaggctgaggcaggagaattgcttgaaccagggaggcaaaggttgcagtgagccaagagcgtgccactgcactccagcctgggtgacaaagcaagactccatctcaaaaaataatgtcgttattgtacataaattataaCATAAATTCATGCACATAAACTCAATAAAGTTTATTAAGGACAAAAAGTAAACAGTAAATGAGATTCAACGGAGACATATGAATCTAGACACTTGGAAGAGGAAGTAATGTTGATATTGAATACAGGTAATTTTGAACAAAATTTTCAATATAATAACATTCTCACATCTTTTATTAATTAACTAAATAAGAAATGGAGctacttgaaatattttattttttttttgagacggagtctcactctgtcgcctaggctggaatacagtggcatgatctcggctcactgcaacctctgcctcccgggttcaagaaattctcctgcctcagcctccagagtagctgggactacaggtgcccaccaccacgcccggctaatttttgtatttttagtagagacagggttccaccatgttgggcaggctggtctcgaactcctgacctcaggtgatcctcccgcctcaacttcccaaagtgctgggattacaggcgtgagccacggcacctggcctacttgaaatattttacatattaattcaCTTACAAGGTGGTTACCATCAGTTTGGTATTAATACAATAAAGAGGTTATCAATAAAAattactagtgatgttgagcatttttcacatttatcagccagttgattttttttttttgaattgccTACTTGTGCCTTTGCCAATTTTTCTATtagattgtttttcctttttcatttgtttacagGCCTATCTGCCTCATCAGCCTGGGAGTTCCACAGAGACAAGaactgtatttcatttctttctctatcCCCAGCCTAGTACAGTGTCTGGTATTTAGTTCAtgaaatgtttgttaaaattgaatggaatgaggccaggtgcagtggctcacgcctgtaatcccaccattttggaaggccaaggctggtggatcattagatgtcaggaatttgagaccagcctggccaacatggtgaaaccctatctctactaaaaaaacaaaaattagccgggcctggtggcaagcacctgtaatcccagctacttgggaggctgaggcaggagaatcacttgaactcaggaggcggatgttgcagtgagctgagatcgagccactgcactccagcctgggcaacaaagcgagactccatctcaaaaaaaataaaaaattaaattaaattaaattaaatgagacaagttatcactatgttgcccaggctgctgatactgaactcctggcctcgagtgacccttctgcctcagcctcccaaagtgctgggactacaggtgtgtcacCATATGGataggttggccttgaactcctgacctcaagtgatccaccttggcctttcaaagtgttgggattacaggcgtgagccaccacgcctggccccttgtCTCAATTAATCAAAAAAaggcctaggcgacagagcaagactctggggaaaaaaaaaaatatatgtatatatatatgtgtatatatatgtgtatatatatgtatatatgtgtatatatgtgtatatatatgtgtatatatatgtgtatatatatatgaatgcaaTGATATCCTCATAACCCCTTGGAAACGTTATTACTTctgtttaacagatgaggaatATAAGACAGAAGCTGAGTAATTTGCAGCCACACACTGCTAAATGGTAGCATTGGGACTGTAATCCGGGCCttctgattctttttaattatttgtattaattttaattttattttatttttaaagagatggagtttcgctatgttgcccagggtggtctggaactctcaggctcaggtgatcctcctgcctgggtctcccaaagggctgggatttcaggcgtgagccgccatgccctgCCGCAGGCTTTCCGATTCTGAACCATAGAGTCAATGAAACTGTCCTCTATCCCCTCCAGAGATGTTTGCCTGGACCCTGTTTTCCTCAGGATATCAATGAATAGTTCATGAGTTTAGTGAGCAAAGGTCAACCTCCATCAGGCGCATGCGTCCCTTCCTTTTCCCATGGAGGAAGAGACGCCTCTTTTCCTTCCGCTTTGCTTGTCTTTTGGCCCCGGCGACTCACCATCGTCAGTGCGCAACCGTTCGCTAACTGAAATGATGGCGACTGGAACGCCAGAGTCTCAAGCGCGGTTCGGTCAGTCCGTGAAGGGGCTTCTCACGGAGAAGGTGACCACCTGTGGTACTGACGTAATCGCGCTCACCAAGCAGGTGCTGAAAGGCTCCCGGAGCTCCGAGGTGAGCTGGAAGTGGACTCTCCCGGCCTGATAGTCCGGGGAGTCGCAGTCTTTCGTTGCTGTGGGAAGGAGGTCGCGTTGCATCTTGGGAATTGTAGGCTGTGAAGTACTTGCTATGAGTAGGTCTTCTTCGCGGAGGCGCGTGTTGCATTCTGGGGTGTGCAGTCTCTTTGGTTAGGGACAGTGTGTGAGGGTTGGGGGAAGAAGCGATGCCATGGGAACCTGTGCTTTAAaacagctttttgggaggccgaggcgggcggatcacctgaggtcgggagttcgaaactagcctgacaatcatggagaaacccccgtctctactaaaaaataataataattaaaaaaatatatagccgagcgtggtggcacatgcctgtaatcccagttacttgggaggctgaggcaggagaattgcttgaacctgggaggcgaattatatatataagtattatatattacgtattatataatatatatacgtatatattatatataatatatgtatatattatatataatatatgtaatatatattatatatattttcaactagaggtgtttatagttaACCACCTGTAAATATTCAACATATTCATCATAATAAACgtacatttatttagcattttatatgtgctagacactgttgTCTTTTATGGAGTTTAATTCATGAAGTCTTTAGAATGACTAATTGAAGGaagtacttttcctttttttttttttttgagacagagtctagctctgtcgccaggctggagtgtagtggtgtgatcttggctcactgcaacttccgcctcctgggttcaagtgattctcccgcctcagcctcctgagtagctgggattacaggcatgcaccaccacacctggctatttttgtattcttagtagagatggggtttcaccatgttggccaggctggtctcgaactcttgacctcatgatctgcctgcatcagccttccaaagtgctgggattacaggtgtgagccaccgctcctggcagCATTGCTTCTTGAGCAGTCTCCACATAGCTATTTTGTTTGATTAACTGAGAATTTCATGTGTAAAACACTCATTCCAcagtattcatttaacaaatacttattgggtgtctgctatgtgccaggaactgctCTAGGTACACagaataaacaaaactaaatcCTTCTACTTGGGAAGTTTACATTTTAGTGAAGAGACAGACGATAAAcaagtgaaacagaaaaaaatcaggtgGTGGTAAATCCTGTGAAGCAAAATTAATCTGGGAATAGAGAGTGATGAAAGGGttaatctttgtttgtttgtttgtttgtttgtttgttttgagacagaggagGAGTCCcactagctctgtcacccaggctaaagtgcagtggcccgatctcgggctcactgcaacctccgcctcctgggttcaagcgattctcctgcctcagcctcctgagtagctgggattataggcgcctgccaccacacccagctaatttttgtgtttttagtagagatggggtttcaccatgttggccaggctggtctcaaactcctgacctcaagtgatccttcccgctttggccccccaaagtgctgggattacaggcatgagccaccacacccggtcgaAAGGGTTAATCTTAAACAGATGATCAGGGAAGGGGTCTCTGGGGAGAGAGCCTGTGAGGAGAAACACACTGACATTTGCCCACAGCATAATGAGTGGTTATGACTCATAGGCTTGTCTCTTGCATGCCTGCGCTTCTCCTCCTCCATTTGAGTTGTGTGCTTAGTGAGGGTCCgttgtgtttttttctaaacATCATGTGtctgtgggctgggcgcagtggctcatgcctgtaatcctaacactctgggaggccgaggcaggattgcttaagcccaggggtttgagaccagcctgggccacatagtgatatcttgtctctgtaaaaaaaggaaaaaaaaaaagaatgaaaacaattttttaaatgtgtgtatggCACTTATGCTTACAGTTGCAACTAcgtaatttaatgaaataatacgAAAAATGAAATATGAGTACCAAAAAAGAGGGTTGCTATTGCTATGAAAACTAAGTTGAAAATCAGAAACA comes from the Pan troglodytes isolate AG18354 chromosome 8, NHGRI_mPanTro3-v2.0_pri, whole genome shotgun sequence genome and includes:
- the BORCS7 gene encoding BLOC-1-related complex subunit 7; the encoded protein is MEEETPLFLPLCLSFGPGDSPSSVRNRSLTEMMATGTPESQARFGQSVKGLLTEKVTTCGTDVIALTKQVLKGSRSSELLGQAARNMVLQEDAILHSEDSLRKMAIITTHLQYQQEAIQKNVEQSSDLQDQLNHLLK